The proteins below are encoded in one region of Xenopus laevis strain J_2021 chromosome 8L, Xenopus_laevis_v10.1, whole genome shotgun sequence:
- the rnf5.L gene encoding ring finger protein 5 L homeolog (The RefSeq protein has 1 substitution compared to this genomic sequence) produces MAAAAGSPVAAYECNICLETAREPVVSVCGHLYCWPCLHQWLETRPERQECPVCKAGVSREKVIPIYGRGDGNQKDPRLKTPPRPQGQRPEPENRAGGGVPGFTDTGFHMSFGIGAFPFGFFTTVFNTNDLHTAPRADTGLPQSRFFGLPDSLFLIIAAFFFLWLISV; encoded by the exons ATGGCGGTGGCTGCTGGCAGCCCCGTTGCGGCATATGAATGTAATATCTGCCTGGAGACAGCGCGGGAACCtgttgtgagtgtgtgtgggCATCTGTACTG CTGGCCTTGTCTGCATCAg TGGTTGGAGACCCGACCAGAGCGCCAAGAATGTCCTGTTTGTAAGGCCGGTGTAAGCAGAGAAAAGGTTATTCCTATATATGGCAGAGGAGACGGTAACCAGAAGGACCCAAG GTTGAAGACTCCTCCCAGACCACAGGGACAGAGGCCAGAGCCAGAGAACAGAGCAGGAGGA GGAGTTCCAGGGTTTACGGACACAGGATTCCACATGTCTTTTGGCATTGGAGCTTTTCCTTTTGGCTTTTTTACCACAGTCTTCAACACTAATGATCTTCACACTGCTCCGCGTGCAG ATACGGGGCTTCCACAGAGTCGATTTTTTGGATTACCAGACTCCCTCTTCCTCATCATTGCCGCCTTCTTTTTTCTCTGGTTGATCAGTGTGTGA